From Candidatus Methylomirabilis sp.:
CCGGCAGCCGACCCGCGCCGCGGAGCGCGCCAGGCGCCGGCCTTCCAGGGCGGGGCGCCCCTCCCCCACAATGACGTGCAGGGGGTGCCCCGCTGCGAGACGCGTCAGGGCGGCCAGGACCGTCGACGAGCTGGAGATCGTGACGATGGTCCGGGCAGCGGCGGTCAGGCGCGCCGCAACCCGCGCCACGCCCTCAGCGGTCGCCGCGAGGACTGCCCGGGCGCGTGCAAGCGCCGCCCGGGCGGCGACCCGCCGGGCGGCCTCCTGGCCAGGCCCCTCCAGTCCCAGCCAGAGGGCGTTGGCCAGGAAGAAGAGTGGGGCCATGGCCGGCTGGGTCGCGAGCAGGGCGGCCGTCCCACGGCGCAGGCGCGCCTCCCAGGCGGACCCGCCGGAGGCCGCCAAGAGATCGTCCAGGTAACGCGCCGCCAGGGAGGCGAGCTCCCCGGCCCCCCGCCGCTCGTCTGTCTGGAGGCGGCGGAGGAGGTCTCTGGTCGTGACGGCGGTCGAGATCCTGTGCATCGGGCGCGAACTCCTGGCGGGCCGGACCGCCGACCGGAATGGCCCCTGGCTCGCGAGGCGGGTCACGAGCCTTGGGGGCCGGGTCACCCGCATGGGGATCCTGGACGACGACCCCACGGCCATCGCCGGCGAGATTCGGGCCGGCCTCGCCCGGGCTCCCGCCTTCCTGCTGACGGCGGGCGGCTTGGGCCCCACCGCCGACGACCGGACGGCGGCGGGTCTCGCGGAGGCGCTCGGCGTTCCCCTGGTGCTGGATCGGGCGGCCCGCGCTCTGGTGGCGGCCCGCTACGCAGCCCTGGCGGAGGCGGGTGCCGTTGCGGACGGCGCGCTCTCCCCTCCTCGGGAAAAAATGGCCTGGATCCCCGCCGGCGCCGAGGCCCTGGCCAACCCCGTCGGGGCGGCACCGGCCATCCGATTCCAGCGCCCTCCGACCATCCTTCTCGCCCTCCCGGGCGTCCCGGCAGAGATGGCGGCCTGCTTCGATGCCCACGCCGTCGTCGTCGTCGCCGCGGCCGCGGGGCATCCGGTCCTGCTCGAGCGGGAAGTGACCACCGACT
This genomic window contains:
- a CDS encoding molybdopterin-binding protein, whose translation is MTAVEILCIGRELLAGRTADRNGPWLARRVTSLGGRVTRMGILDDDPTAIAGEIRAGLARAPAFLLTAGGLGPTADDRTAAGLAEALGVPLVLDRAARALVAARYAALAEAGAVADGALSPPREKMAWIPAGAEALANPVGAAPAIRFQRPPTILLALPGVPAEMAACFDAHAVVVVAAAAGHPVLLEREVTTDCGDESALAPVLEEVRKEFPDLYLKSRPEAFGREVRLNVTASGAGREAEVVAARLEAAVARLQTLLKTRTSPGSGGG